The Priestia koreensis genomic interval CCACGCATTTATTTTAATAATTTTAATGTTACTTAATTGATGATTCATATCTGAAAAAAACTTAATCTGGCTTTCACTGTATTCAAAGCTCAGCGCAAAAATCTTTTTCCTTGTTACAATGTAAAAAGCTAAATAAATCGGTACAAAACAAAGTATAATAATGGCCAAGTTTGTATTTACTTGAAAAGTGAAAAATACGCATAAAACTAGTGATAACAAACTACCTACAGACTGAAATACGCTACTTATTAAGAATTCTGATACATGATCAGAATCCATACTAATTTGCTGGCTAATCTCGGCCGCATTTTTTTGTGAGAAGTGCTCTAATTTGACCTTCTTGAGATGCTGCAGAGCGCTAAAACTCATATGAAAGGTAAACTTGGAAGTAAGCCTTGTAATTAAAATGTTACTGATGTAGTTTGATACAATATCTAAAACCAAAAGCCCAATTAAGATATAAATATAAAAAATATTGATACCGATCTTTGTTTGAATCACATCATCAATAAATTTCCCGATTAAAAACGGTGTGGCTGATACGCACAACCAATTGATAATATAAAGCAAGAAGCAGCAAATAATGAGTATAACTACTTTTGTACTCAGTTTTTCTTTGATTAATGTTTTTATCGTTGTCACTATGCATCACCTAAGCCGTACGATTTTATTAAATGTCAGTATCCCCTTACAAAAATTTTACGGAAAAGGGATCGATTGATAAGCGTTAGGAAATTGATCTGTGCGTGAAAATTTTGAAATTTCATAGTCAAGAGGGTTAAACAAAGTCGTGTTCATATGAGGGTATCCCTGATTGGAGAACACTTTCACGACTTTTGCTTTATCTATTTTAGTATTTTTAAGAAAACAACATAATAACTCCATTTTCAAATCTTTGGAAACCTCTTTAAGTTTTTGCATGAAAATTTTCTGATCTACAACGATTCCAGCTCTGAAAAATTCACCCTCATCCATTCGATCGGATTTCAAAAACAGGTACTGATAGTTTTGGCGCAGAGACTCTGACGTTTGGGTCGAATGAAAATGAAGACTGTAAAACAGTGGATCATTCTTTATTTCCCCCACCTCTATATCCGTATTAAGTTTGAGGTTATAATCATCCTCAAGATGATGCTTCGTGTAGTAAGGTGTGAAATCATGAAACATCTCCTCAACAGATCCCTTAATCGCTTCGTGGATGTCCCATGAGGCTTTTAACCCAATACCAAAATGGTGTTTTCCAAAGGCAAGAGTTAAAATAACGTATACGTTTTTATGTAAAGAGATGTTAAAACAAAATATTTCATCGGTGTACTGATAAGCATTTTTAACCACTTCTTTTACACCGAAATCCTGTATTTTTCCCACATCAACAAATGTTCCTCCAGATTCGGTTAGCCAATTGAAAATGAGAGATTGTCTTTCAAAAAACTCCAAAAAGGCACTTTGAATACTATTGAAGGAACGATAGTGAAATCCTGCTCCGCAGCTATCAGCATACGTTTTTCTGTCTTTTATTTTATTTCCTCTATAAAGAAGGATTTTTTCCGCACTAACAAGCGATTGCTCCCCCGTTAACAAATTAAATGCAGGAATTGTTTCTTTATTAATATAGCTAGAGTCACATAGAAAAGTTGATCGTTCAATATGCTCTCCGTATGCAGCCCTAAGAGCTTGCTTAGTCGAATGGCTGACGGACGTTCCAACGCCGGCTTTTAAATGCCGAGGAATAACATTAATTGTTTTAGGCTCTCTTTGAAAGAGTCCACGAACTATATGAAATTGTTGCTGATGGTTAAAGTTCATCTTCACTACTACAATCACCCTATTTATTAATTTCTTAGATGCAATCTGGTATTTGATCAAGCTCTTCTTGTGATAACTTTAACGTGTACTTGTTAATGCTTTGTTGGACATTAATATACTTATTGTAAGGAACATGATTGTATTAAATCATAAGAAAAAACCTTCACATATTTCAATTTAGGATATAGCTTGTTTTTGTACGGAATCACATACATGCTTTTAATCCATTTTGGCAAGAACGTAGCTAGATCTTTAATTACATCCATTTCTTCATCATTACTATCATCATTTATATACTCTGGCAAAGCAGCAAAATGTTTAATATGGTTCAATTGCTCCTGTGTTATATCCACATAAATTTGCTTTTTCGACTCAATAATATGAGGATTGTGTTGGGATAAAAATTTATGTTCTTCATTTTGCCATCCTAGTAAATAGGCTTCTTTGAAAGAGTTCTCAAGCGCTGTTCGATAACTAACATTTGAGCCAAGACCTCCAGAAACATATTCACCATTACGAGTTAAAATGGTAAATACCACTTTAAGCGGTGAAAAGAAATCATTAATAAAAAATTGAATATCATATTTAGCATGAACTAAGTACTGATAAATCGGCATTTCAGAAAAAAAGTCCTCAAATACGCCTTTTTTCCCCTGCCTACCATACCAAAACAAGAACATCGCATTTTTCTCTAGAAGCTCTAGCATCCCTTTTTTAACCGCTATCCTACTGTCAAAGTGCGCTGCCCCTCCAGTCGTATCGATGATATAAGGAAGTTTAGTTGAATATGTGGTTACGTGAAATGGCAACTTAGCTTCTTTTTTATTTAAAATGTCCCATACAAGCACATCATTATTTTGATCTTTCGTTACGCCGCCTAGCAATAAATTCCGACGCTCAATGGCTTCAGAAAATGCTTTCTTCATAGATAATATCTTTCCATATTCTAACGAATTGGCACCATCTGGACTAAGCTTATTTCCAAGCATTAATTTCCCTAGTCGTACATGAGAAAGATAAAGCGGGTTTGTTAAAAAAATAGAGTTAGGTATGCTAATAGTTCCTTTATCCATTGTTTCAAATATCATTTTTATCGCGTGCCCTTCCAAACCACTGTAATAAACCAATTGGTGATAATCGTGGATTTAAACCTGAAGCATGAGCCAATTGGTGGTCACTAAACCCTGACCAGCACAGTTCTCCAAGTTCATCATCAACATCTCGACACGCTTCTCTAAAGCTTTGGGCCATTAATCCAACTTCAATTAAGGCATGTCGATATCCGCGCCTTCTATACTTGGTAACGGCTCTTTTTAAATCAATGGCATAGCCTATGGCCAAGTAAGAAGGAAAAGCGTCATCAGAAATAGCAGAGCATATAGTAGCAATATCTTTACTACAAAAATCTTTTATTTTTAACAACCGAATCTTCTGTGAATCAAAAACATAACATCCCATTGATAAGCCCTCAGCAGCATCAGGAGAAAAAATATATATAACTGGAAATACAGGGTATAGCGCACCAGCAGAAGGATATCGCTTAGAAAAGCTTGTGTCATCACGTCCAAATGCTTCGTTTAATAGATGACCAAATTTACTTTTTGACATACAATATTCTTTATCAAAGTCTCTCATACTAGCCTTACGCTTGAGGGGGATCTCATCAAACTCAACCTCTTCTATTACAAAGTTTGGCAACACATCCGTATACTCAGTAGACTTCATCCAGGTGAGGAGTAATTCGTCATTTTCATTAGCCGTGTAGTAGTTATGTCCATAAAATGTTGTTGACTGATGAAATTTAAGAACATCATTCAATAGCGTTTTATCTAAAATAACATCTTGAAAATAGTCCTTTTTCATCTTTTGATCATAGAACGAATCCTCGTAAAATTTATTCATAGCAATCACACAATTCCCAATGAATTGGAAAGTCGACACATAGTTCTTGGTTATGAAATTTATAGGAAATACATTGTAAGAAGTGCTCAATAGCGACTTCTTTATTGGTATGATTCATAATGAGCTTCTCAATTCTATTTCCAATAAGATTAACAACCGTTAAAGCGTTTAACTTCGTTAACGGCATATGTACATCAAACAGTGATTCTTCCAGATAAATACTGTCAATAATGTGTTGATACGTAACGTTGCTTAAATCTTGATTTCGAATACTTGTTTCAATTGAAGAAATATGGCATACGTGGCAAGGAGATTTTAAACGCGCATTGTAAAGTGCATCCATGTAAAAAATACCGTTATATGTATAGGCGCAAAGAGTATGCACATTATCATAGTTTTTCACCTGATCCCGAAGCTTTACCATAAATGATTTATTGTAGGGATTTAGAAATAAAACTAACAATTGATCTTCTGCTATTTCAATAGTAGCTTCATCTAAATTTTCAACATATGTATAAGTGCATTTCAACTCAGTACGGTAGTCATCAAAAATATGATGAAACATGTCAAAAACCACTGAATTATTGGTAATAAATTGGATACTCCTTAAACTAAAATTAGGCTTTATTTGCTTTTTAATAATATGGTTAATTTCTAGAAACTCAAGTAAATCGTCATAGGAATCACCAAAAGTACTGCGTAACGCATCTGAATTAAAAGTCGAACCTGCTTTAGTATCCCAGTCATAGATAACCTTTTGTAGCTGTTCATTGTGAATTCGTACAATACTTTGGTCGGTTTGAACTACTACCTCATCAAATCCTAATTCATGAAGAATAAAACTATTAATTATATAATCATCTGCTTGAACTACTCTCACTATCTGCTCTCCTTCCCTAAATAGAGTAAAAGACAAGTCACAAAGTATAGTAACTTGTCTTTTACCTAGCAATTCAATTTATTTCTCTTCTACGTTAGCTGCTCCACCACCACTGATACATCTTCCTCCTGTTGGTGGACCTGCAACTGCTGTAGGTTTGCTTGTACCAGCACCTACTCCAAATTGGTTTTGGCTACCTTTTAATGTTAATGGTTGTTTTACACCGCCATTTTTAATTACTACCATAGTATTCTTCACCCCTTTCCTCTCCTATTCCAATATAAGGCATTATTCCAAAAATTTCAATAATATATTTCTGATAATTTAAAATTTTACGAAATATAATGTTAGGATGATAAAACTATGATTATCTTTGGGAAGAACGATCGACCAGTTTTTTAATAAAATTCCTTCATCCATACAAAAAAAGCCAGAGCGTTATACCTCTGACTTA includes:
- a CDS encoding YcaO-like family protein; this translates as MNFNHQQQFHIVRGLFQREPKTINVIPRHLKAGVGTSVSHSTKQALRAAYGEHIERSTFLCDSSYINKETIPAFNLLTGEQSLVSAEKILLYRGNKIKDRKTYADSCGAGFHYRSFNSIQSAFLEFFERQSLIFNWLTESGGTFVDVGKIQDFGVKEVVKNAYQYTDEIFCFNISLHKNVYVILTLAFGKHHFGIGLKASWDIHEAIKGSVEEMFHDFTPYYTKHHLEDDYNLKLNTDIEVGEIKNDPLFYSLHFHSTQTSESLRQNYQYLFLKSDRMDEGEFFRAGIVVDQKIFMQKLKEVSKDLKMELLCCFLKNTKIDKAKVVKVFSNQGYPHMNTTLFNPLDYEISKFSRTDQFPNAYQSIPFP
- a CDS encoding YcaO-like family protein; amino-acid sequence: MIFETMDKGTISIPNSIFLTNPLYLSHVRLGKLMLGNKLSPDGANSLEYGKILSMKKAFSEAIERRNLLLGGVTKDQNNDVLVWDILNKKEAKLPFHVTTYSTKLPYIIDTTGGAAHFDSRIAVKKGMLELLEKNAMFLFWYGRQGKKGVFEDFFSEMPIYQYLVHAKYDIQFFINDFFSPLKVVFTILTRNGEYVSGGLGSNVSYRTALENSFKEAYLLGWQNEEHKFLSQHNPHIIESKKQIYVDITQEQLNHIKHFAALPEYINDDSNDEEMDVIKDLATFLPKWIKSMYVIPYKNKLYPKLKYVKVFSYDLIQSCSLQ
- a CDS encoding nitroreductase family protein, producing MNKFYEDSFYDQKMKKDYFQDVILDKTLLNDVLKFHQSTTFYGHNYYTANENDELLLTWMKSTEYTDVLPNFVIEEVEFDEIPLKRKASMRDFDKEYCMSKSKFGHLLNEAFGRDDTSFSKRYPSAGALYPVFPVIYIFSPDAAEGLSMGCYVFDSQKIRLLKIKDFCSKDIATICSAISDDAFPSYLAIGYAIDLKRAVTKYRRRGYRHALIEVGLMAQSFREACRDVDDELGELCWSGFSDHQLAHASGLNPRLSPIGLLQWFGRARDKNDI
- a CDS encoding McbB family protein, whose amino-acid sequence is MRVVQADDYIINSFILHELGFDEVVVQTDQSIVRIHNEQLQKVIYDWDTKAGSTFNSDALRSTFGDSYDDLLEFLEINHIIKKQIKPNFSLRSIQFITNNSVVFDMFHHIFDDYRTELKCTYTYVENLDEATIEIAEDQLLVLFLNPYNKSFMVKLRDQVKNYDNVHTLCAYTYNGIFYMDALYNARLKSPCHVCHISSIETSIRNQDLSNVTYQHIIDSIYLEESLFDVHMPLTKLNALTVVNLIGNRIEKLIMNHTNKEVAIEHFLQCISYKFHNQELCVDFPIHWELCDCYE